TGTCATCTCCTGCGCCATCCTCGCCGCCATCAACTGGCTCGAAGTCTGGACCAGCCGCTTCAACAAATGACCCCAAATTATTTCCAACCCAATTTCTTTTACCGCCCATTCTTAATGCAGAGGCGCAGAGACGCAAAGGCGCAGAGGGGGAAAGATTTTTTCAAAAAAGACAAATCATCAATCCAAAGCGGTTTCATAAAATCGCCAACCTTTAGACTTTCCTACGCTGCCGAACCACCAAACAAAAAATTCCCTTTTCTCCCATTCGCCGTCCGCAAGGACCTCTGCGCCTCTGCGCCTCTGCGCCTCTGCGTTAAATTGGCGAACCCACATCAACAAAACCCAACCCACAATTTTGCGCCTCGAAATCTGAGATTTCTCCTCCCTCTCCTGCAACGCAGTTGCGGGGGAGGGGTGGGGAGGGGGCACGCCCAACAAAAAACCACGACCGCACGACAGTTCCAACGCCTCTCATTAACCCTCAACTTTAGTTGGGGGAATAACCCAGCGCGAAAAAAAGAAAACTGTTTCAACAGTATATCTCACCGTGTTTATTCCGTGTTCCATCCGTGGCTAAAAACTCCTCTCCCAGTGCCCGTCCGCAAGGACCTCTGCGCCTCTGCGCCTCTGCGCCTCTGCGTCAAATCAGCCTCTTCCACGGTTCACCCAATTCCATAACCATGCCCGGCGCCGCAAAATCCCGACTCAACCTCCGCCAATCCGCCTCCCGCCGCGGCGCGGAAGAATCGCCGCTCGTCAAGTGGACCCTCATCACCATCGGCCTCGCCTTCGCGCTCGTCTTTCTGCTGCTGCCCCTCATCAGCGTATTCGTCCAGGCCTTCGCCAAAGGCCTCCATTACTGGTTCGATTCCGTCACCACCGCCGATTCCCTTTCTGCGATTCGTCTCACCCTCCTCATCGCCGCCATCAGCGTCCCGCTCAACCTCGTCTTTGGACTCGCCGCCTCCTGGGCCATCGCCAAGTTTGAATTTCGCGGCAAAAGTTTTCTCATCACCCTCATTGATTTGCCCTTCGCCGTCTCACCCGTCGTTTCCGGCCTCGTCTTCATTTTGCTGTTCGGACTCCAAGGCTATTTTGGCGCGTGGCTCGACGACCATAATATCCGCATCATCTTCGCCGTGCCCGGCATGGTCCTCGCCACCATCTTCGTGACGTTTCCCTTCGTCGCGCGCGAAATTATCCCGGTCATGCAGGCGACCGGTTCCGAGCAGGAACAAGCCGCGCTCACGCTTGGCGCGAGTGGCTGGCAAACCTTTTGG
This genomic window from Verrucomicrobiia bacterium contains:
- the cysW gene encoding sulfate ABC transporter permease subunit CysW; translation: MPGAAKSRLNLRQSASRRGAEESPLVKWTLITIGLAFALVFLLLPLISVFVQAFAKGLHYWFDSVTTADSLSAIRLTLLIAAISVPLNLVFGLAASWAIAKFEFRGKSFLITLIDLPFAVSPVVSGLVFILLFGLQGYFGAWLDDHNIRIIFAVPGMVLATIFVTFPFVAREIIPVMQATGSEQEQAALTLGASGWQTFWHVTLPSVKWGLLYGVILCNARAMGEFGAVYVVSAHIMGQTETMSLRVESLYEDARGETAAFAVASLLALLALVTLGLKTYVEWRTQRNYELAQQAIIPLHSAPVKDSASS